In Hahella sp. HNIBRBA332, the genomic window TATGCCCCATGCCTGAATCATCCGCCAGAACCGGTTCCGGCCAATCCGACATAGTGAACGCCGCCATGGTAGCCCCGCCTGTGCCAGGAATCACGTCTCCCCATACGCCAGTGGTATTGCCGGAAGCCAGGACCGCATCGCGGCCATGGCCGCTTTGGTCATGCACGGTAGTTCCTTCGCCTTCGCGGAAGTCGTACCAGAGGTGCAGGCCGCTTTCGTTGCCGGAAATCGTTGCGCTCCAGCTCGACGCTACCGCTTCGGCATCCTTGGCGTAATTCCAGACGCGCAGGTCGCCGAAACTTCCTTCCAGGTCTGCAACCGAGCTGTTCTTCGAAAGAGAGGCTAGAGGCAGATCGACGCCGAGCGCCAGGGTGTCTTTCAGCTCGCCATTTTCATACAAATGGGTTTGATTGCCTTCGCGCACCAGCGTCAGTTGCACCCATTCGCCGATAGGGGCGGCGTAGTTGAACTTATAGTCGCCTTTGCCGTATGCAGTAATGCCCATATTGCCTCCACCATTCCATTGCGTCAGCCGTATGGAGGCTCCAGCGGAGTTCAGCAGGATTGACGCGCCGTCTTCATCAGGCGCCCGTTTCACCAACATCTCCAGCGTCCAATCACCACTCAAGTCTGACTCGCCAATGTTGGCTTGTCTGTTGGTGGATGGCAGCTTGAACTCATGATTAAACGGGTCTTCCGAAGCTGTGGGAGCAGGCGACACCGTCAAGGCGAACACATCCTCGGCGCTCGCTCCTGTGTTGTCCGTGGCTGTCACTTTGATTTCAAGATCGCTTGCGCTACTTGGCGCGCCGCTGAAGGTTTGCGTCGTTGCGTCAAAACTGAGCCACTCCGGCAATGGAGTTCCATCCGCCAGCGTTGCTGAGTAACTGAGCGCGTCGCCTTCGTCCACATCTGTGAAGCTTCCCGCAGGTACGCCAAAGCTCAATACCTCGCCAGCCTTTGTCTCGACATCGATTAATGCAGCGCTGAGGGTAGGGGCGTGGTTGGGCTTTTCAACCGGTTCATCGCCTCCTGTTCCGGGTATGACGTCGCCCCACACGCCGGTAGTATTGCTGGAGTCCAGTGTTGCGTGGCGACCGTTACCGCTTTGATCATGAATGACCGTCCCTTCGCCTTCACGGAAGTCGTACCAGAGATGCAGACTGTTGTCTTGGCCAGGGACTTTATCGTTTACGCCAATTAAGACCTCTTCAGCATGTTTTGCATAGCTCCATACTCTTATGTCGCCCAGACTGCCTTCGAGATCGCCGACACTACTGTTTTTCGAAAGCGTTGAGAGAGGCAGGTCGACGCCGAGCGCCAAGGTGTCTTTCAGCTCGCCATTTTCATATAAATGTGTTTGATTGCCTTCGCGCACCAGCGTCAGTTGCACCCACTCGCCAATAGGTGCGGCGTAGTTGAACTTATAGTCGCCTTTGCCATATGCAGTAATGCCCATATTCCCGCCGCCATTCCATTGCGTCAGGCGTATGGAAGCGCCAGCTGAGTTCAGCAAGATCGACGCGCCGTCTTCATCTGGCGCGCGTTTCACCAGCATCTCCAGCGTCCAATCACCACTCAGGTCTAACTCGCCGATGTTGGCTTGTTTGTTGGTGGCTGGCAGTTTGAACTCGTGATTGAAGGGGTTTCCAGCGACTGTCTCTTCTGGCGCAACAAACAAAGCAAAGATATCAGATGTCGATGCGCCAGCGTTGTCTGTCGCTGTCACCTTAATATCAAAGTTGCCAGAGCGAGATGGCGCGCCACTGAAGGTGTGAGTTGCTTCATCAAAGCTGAGCCACTCCGGCAATGTGGCGCCATCCGCCAGCGTCGCCGAGTAACTGAGTGCGTCGCCTTCATCCACATCTGTGAAGCTTCCTGCAGGCACGTTAAAGTTCAATGCCTCGCCAACCCTTGTCTGAACATCGTTTAAGGCGGCGCTGAGGGTGGGGGTGTGGTTGGAGACTTCACTTGGCGTATCGTAGCCCGTCCCTGGAATGACCTCGCCCCATACGCTGGTGGTATTGCTGGAGTCCAGTGCTGCGTGGCGACCATTACCGCTTTGGTCATGAATGGTCATACCTTCACCTTCGCGGAAGTCGTACCAGAGGTACAAGCCTGTCTCTGCGCCGTTAAGCGGCGTGTCCCAGGCGATAGCCGCATCCTCGTATTCTTTGGCGTAGTTCCAAACCCGCACTTCGCCCAGGCTGGCGTCCAAGTCGGCGGTGCTATTGTTTTTGCCAAGCGTGGATAAAGGAAGGTTGATGGCGCCATCACGGACATGTCTCAAACTGCCATTGACAAGCAGAGATGTTACCGGGCCCTTCCTTATCAGTGTCAGCCGGACCCATTGGTCCACTGGCGCGACATAGTCGAAGGTGTAGGCGGTCTTGCCGTAGACGGTCAGACCCATCTTTCCGCCTCCGTTCCATTGGGTCAGACTGATAGCGTTCTTGGAGGAATTAAGCAGCACTGATGCGCCGTCTGTAACTTGGCCTTGTTTGACCAGCACTTCCAGCGTCCAGTCGCCAGCGAGATCAGCTTCGCCAATCGTGGCAATTCGATTGTTCTCCGGTAGTCGGAATTCATGGTTGGCGGGGTCTACTGGTCCGGGTTCAACCGTCAAGGTTAATAGGGCGTCAGTGGATGCGCCTGCCTTGTCTCTAGCCGTCACCTTGATGTCGTAGTCGCCAGGCTCGGCTGGTGTTCCTCTGAAGGTTTGCGTCTCAGGGTCAAAAACAAGCCATTCAGGGAGAAGCCCGCCTTCTTTAAGGGAAACAGAGTAGGTTAAAGCATCATTCTGGTCTGGATCGATAAAGCTGCCTGCCGGAATCGCAAAGCTCAACTCCTTGCCTCTTTGCGCGACAATTGGACTTAACTCCGCTGTGACGATAGGCGCATCATTGATATTGACTGCAGTCAGCGTAAAATCGGTACTGACGCTCTCTCTGCCATCCGAGGCCGTAACAGTCATCGCGTAGTCGCCCTCCATGCCATTGCTCGGAACGCCACGAAGCTTAGCGCCATCAAAATGCAGCCATTCCGGCAACGGCTGGCCATTGCTCAGGGCCACGCTGTAGCTGAGAATATCCCCATCACTGTCGGCAAATACGCCATTTGAAACATCCAGCTCAAAGCTGGCGTTTTCTTGGACCACCTGATCCGTGATTGAGCCAACCAGCACAGGGGCGTTATTTGTTGGAATGCTGGAACCGGCCCAAATCGCGTCCATGGCGGCATGAACCGCATTGAGTTGCGCCTCGGTAAGGCTAGGCCTGCCGTCTACAGGGGCTGGATACTCCGACATATAACCGATCAATTGGTCCACTTGGCTGCGAGTAAGCGTTTGTCCCGCCGCCTCAATAGCCGATAATGGCGCATTGCTGGAAGCAAACCAGTTAGAGACATGGATGGTGTCGCCAGCCAGGCCCAATACATGGATAACCAAGTGATTGCCTGATTTTTGGAACCACAGGTCGTGTTTAAGGATGTCTTCAGAGATTATCAGCTTGTTGCTGTCGGCGGACGAGTCATAAATCCAATCGCTGCCGTCACCTCTGGCGTAGTAGTACGTATCGTCGCCAGCGCCGCCAACAAGGCTGTCATTGCCTGAACCGCCACTTAGTGCGTCGTTACCCTCAGCGCCGGAGAGGTAGTCGTTGCCATCGTCGCCAAAGAGGCGGTCGTCCCCCTCTTCGCCATACAGCTTGTCATTGCCTTCGCCGCCCCTCAGCTCGTCATTGCCCTCCTGTCCGTATAGCAGGTCGTTTCCGGCTTTTCCGTCCAGCGTATCATCACCCGTTCCGCCGCTGATGCCCTGGTCGTACTCATTTCCCTGAGCGGCCAGCGTTAGCAGGTCTGAATAGGAGTAGGTGACGCCTGCTTCTTCAAAGGTGATTTTATACTCGGTTAAAAAGTTTAAACTACCGTAGCCTTCCAGCGCATGACTGTAGAACTCATTGATGGTAATGGCGTCATTAGGCGAGTTTCTAAAGCTGATTTTGAGCCCGGTGCTATTCGCAAAGGCGTATCGGTTGTACACAACATCCTGAAGGCTGATCTCCCCTTTTATGATGATTTCGTCGTAGTCTTGTTCTGTGTATCCAAGTCTTCCGCGTTGACTGTCAATACTGTCTTCGCCATCGCCCAGCTGATAGATATAGGTGTCGTTTCCTTCTCCGCCCCATAAACTGTCGTTCCCGGCTCCGCCAATCAACACATCCGAGCCGCGTCCTCCTTCTAGGCGGTCTTCTCCGTCCCCGCCTGCTAAGGTATCGTCGCCTTCATCTCCCCAGATAATGTCGTCGCCGTCCTGTCCATCGATAGTATCATTGGTATAAAAACCATCAATCCTGTCATTATCATGGCTGGCCTTAAGCGCCAAAGTTTGGATATCTGCAGCATTCCAGGTTACTCCAACTTCCTCAAAATGAATTGTGAAGTCGTCGTCGACAAACCTTCCTCCGTCGGAGAAAAATTCAGTCATGTAAATATTAAACCCTTTCCCATCTCCTCCGTCATACCACACCCCCAAATTCAGATGATCTCTTCGTACAAGCACGTCATCTAACGCTACCTCTCCAGCAATAACCACTTTATCGCTATATTCCGTACCGTTCTGGTAGCTAATTTTTATATTCGTATTACTGCTGGACTCCGTTGAGAGGTGGTACGTGTTGTTGCCTGATCCTCCGTAAAAAGACGCACGCCCTTTCCCTGCATAAAATACATCGTCGCCTTCGTCCCCATAGATATCCCGTTCTCCATCGCCGGCGTAGAAGGTATCATCGCCTTGACCGCCACGCATCGTCACATTGTGCGCCGCCGTACTCGAAATAACGTCATCGCCGTCTCCTCCTGAAAGGGTGATGACTTTGGCGCCGGCCGTGATTGTATCGTTCCCGGCGTTACCCTCAATGAAGTCTATTACGGTAGCGCTATCGCCTAACTCGATGGTATCCGCGCCACTTGTGCCGGACAGCCCGCCACTGGACTCTGGAGCCTGGAACGTCGCCTTCGCGTCAGAGTCATTCGCTAGAAGGAGCTTGCTGTTTTTAAAGGTATCAATTGGCATGACAACGAAGTCGTCAGCGCCATAATGAAGAGTGGCATTACTCCCATCCTGCGTAACCTTAATGGCGGACCCGAGATAGATGCCTGCGAACTTGATGTAATTGAGTCCCGTGTCCATGATCTGCGCGCCACCGTCGCCAATTCTGAACACATAGGTATCTACGCCGTCGCCGCCGGCCAGGAAGTCATCCCCCTTACCGCCGTCCAGCGTGTCATTGCCTTCTCCGCCGATGAGGACATCTTTGTCGTAGCCCCCTAACAGAATGTCATTGCCTACGCCACCGTACAGGAAGTCCTGGCCTGCGCCGCCATCCATTAGATTGTCGCCTTCCACGCCATAAATGGCGTCGTCGCCGTCTTCACCATAAAGCTTGTCGTTTCCGGCGCCGCCGACAATAAGGTCTGAGCCTCCGCCGGCATTGACGGTGTCGTTTCCATGGTAAGCCGTGTCCAACTTCGACGTGGTTGGTTTTGAGAATGACAGTCCGTATTCCGTGACGGCGACCAGATTGTAAGCGGCGTCCGCCCAGATGATATCCTTTCCGCCGCCGCCCTTGATCCTGTCGTTTCCACCGCCGCCCACGATTTGTTGACCTTCGCCTTCGCCAGCGTCAATGATGTCGTCACCATGAAACTCTCCAGCGAGATCATCGCTGTCGCCCCAGATGAGATCTTTATTCGCTCCGCCGTAGATCGTGTCGTTACCGCCATCGCCGTAGAGGATGTTATCTCCGTCTCCGCCATGGATGACGTCATCGCCATGAAACTGACCTGCCAGGTCTACGCCGTCCCCTGAAATCTCATCCGCGTCCGCACCCCCGTCTAAGGTGTCATTACCGCCATGTCCAACAATAATATCTTTACCTGCACCGCCGTAGATGACGTCATCGCCATGCAGGGTAGGATCTAGGTCAGGAGCGCCTTCCAACACGCCTCGGTCGCCCCATAGGGTGTCGTCGCCAGCGCCGCCGTCAATGACGTCAGAACCAATTTCTCCAAAAATGCGATCATTATCGCCGCCGCCGGATAAGGTGTCGTCATAGTTAACGCCAGCCTCTCTCTCGGTGATGTAATCATCACGATTGACTTCGGCCTGATTGCTGGAAGAAAGGACTTTATATTCATTGCGGCTATCGCCTGCGATGAAGTCATTACCTATGCCGCCAATAATAATATCGCTGCCGCTTCCGCCGCTGAGGATGTCATTGCCTGCGCCGCCCAGTATCTCGTCGTCGCCTTCATCTCCTGACACCCAGTCGTCGCCATCGCCTGCGTCAATGTAATCGCTGGAGGAGGCGTCTTCTTTCTCGTAGTTGGGAGATGGGGTTCCTAGGTCGTCATATAGGCGTTGCCCCGAGTTCCCCCAAATCCAGTCATTGCCGTCACCGCCCAGAATATGGTCGTTGCCATGACCGCCTTCCAGGACGTCTGCGCCAAGGGCTCCGTCCATAAAGTCATCGCCTGCGCGGCCATAGAAAAAGTCGCCGGACTGATAACCGCCATAAAATGCGTCTTGTTTGTCCGTGCCCTCAAAAAAGAACACGTAACCGCTATCGGGCTTGCCTTTTTTCCACTTCGGCAGCGAGGCGCCATTATGGTCTTTGCCATTAGCGTAGTCCCACAGCTTGGTCGCGTCTTCCGCTTTAAATATCAGACCGGATTTATTGATCTCATCCTGATATGCCAAGCCGTCACGCGCTTCCCATGTGGTTTTGATGATGGTGGAAGTGGTTCCGGGTCGGAGGATTTCGCCTGTATTGACGTTATACGCTCCTGAGGCGGAAGGAGGCGCGTTATCTTCCGGCTCTTTTATAGAAATACCAAAATTTAAATTAGGGTCATTCGGGTCGAAATAACAAATAAAAATCGAGCCGCCGCTAGTGTCGCCTTTCATAGTAATGAAGAGCTGTTTGGTGTCGCTCAGAAGGTAAGTGTTACCGTCTTCATCTTCAAAGATATTAGTGCCCGATGTGACCCGCGTAATTTCACTAATGACCTTCCCTGAGTCCGATGCGCTCTTTTTAAGCGTTATTTTATTATTTCCTTGCAAGTCTAGTATGATGTCTTGACCATCGCCCATGGTATAGATATAGGTGTCATCACCAGCTCCTCCCCAAAGACGATCATTTCCTTCTCCGCCTTCTAATGTATCCTGCCCGTCATTTCCTTCAATGTAGTCGTTACCAAAGTCGCCTGTAATAACGTCATTTCCGCCGTCTCCGAACAGCTTGTCATCGTTGATGCCTCCTTCTATGATCTCGCCATTATCGCTACCAAAAATTATTTTGATTGGCGCTCCTAAATCTGTTCCTGAGACATTTAATGTGTACTCGTAAATATCTGGGTTTAATCCATCAACAAACTGATAAGATTCTTTTGTAATCCCATTAATTTCCAGACCATCTCTTTTCATTGTCTCGAAGGATAGGAATAGTGATCTACATCGAATCCACTCTTCAGACATGCTCCCCATGCCTGTGGCCGGATCAAAGAGATCTAGCTCACCGTTCGTATTATGTTGATCATAGTCAGCATTGCTAATAGCGAAAGGGTTAAGCTTACGGAGAGCATAGCGCCATGCAATATCATGCTTGGCCGCCTCAGCGATTGCGTCCGGGTTGTATTTTTGTGAGCCAGACTCGCCCCCCAGTTGGAACTCATCTAAGCTGTGGTATTCCAGCAGTTTATCTGGGGGCGGAAGCTTGGAAATAAGGTCATCAGGACTTTCTGAATATCCAAAAATACCTTCAGAAACGGCATGAATCATGTCTAACGTTTCATCATCCGCTTTATCTTTAAAGTCCTGGAAATAGGCGCCAGCTGTTGCTCCGCCGAAATAACCGCCAGCAATAGCCGCTCCAAAACCGACGACTGCTAATAGGGGGGCTGAAGTCACTCCGACAAAGCCCAGGAACATTCCAGCCGCCATCATCCCGGCGATAGACCCAATTTCGGAGCCTATTGTTTCCGCTGCCCAGTTTTCCATAATGTCCCGGGCCGCCGCCATATCGCCTTTCTCTGCGGCAGCTTCCGCTTCATTAGACGTAAGCAGAAGATCCAGGGCAAAAAAAGCTGGACCAAGAGCTTTTAAGGTGCCAGCACCAACATCCAGCAGAACCTTTTTATTAGTGGATATTAATGAAGTAATTTCAGTTGATGTAGCCTTGATGAAATCATCAAAAAACTTCTTTTGGTCTGGATTGAAAAAGCTGAAACTACTAATTGGCACACCTGGTTTGGGTACTATTTCAATAATTCCATCTACTATTTTGTATTCAAAGTTATCTCCGATTAATTCTGCTTTCTTTAATAGATCCGCACGATGGAATATATGACGGATGTTAAAGACAGGGCCTGGCGTTACATTGGTAAATAATCCCGCTGCCGCATTGATGGAAATTGATTGAGAGACCATGGCTGCTGAGACTGCATCAATTCCTCTCAGTTTGGAAAGCTTAGATAGTTCTTCTACAGGTATGCCGTCGATCTTGAAGCTAACGCCCGTCTTATCAAACTTATCTATTAATGCATGAATTTCTGTGACGGAGAAAACACTGGTTTCTTTTGGCAGATCAGGAAGTATGAGTGAGAAATTTCCTTTTGCGTCTTCTATAAATCGTCTAGAAGCAATATCCCAAAACGAATTGTTGCTAGCTCGCATACCTGTACTGGGATCTGTTCCGAGCTCGGCTATCCGCAACTCATTATCGAAGATAGCGCCTTGTGCCTTTGACATCTCCCTGCGTTTGATGAACGGGTTAGGTCCATCTGGCGAGTTTATAGTTATCTGGTATTTAAGCGCCATCTCAATGGCGAGCTTGAATTCAGAGCTGTTCATAAGCTTGCCGACTTGGCTTTCAGCTATAACTATTCCATTTTTTGACTTATTAATAGCTTTAGCCACCTGGAAAGCTTCTGTCCCATTTGGTAGGGCTCCACTATAAAGAATATAAGGGGTGTTACCTTTTCCGCCGGGATTTAAAAGATCACCACTTGTATTTTCTAATATTTGTTTTAATTCTTCAATTGTATAAGGTTTTACCCCTTCAACTTTGTTTATAACGTCTTTTGTTCTTTCTTTTATTTTTTCGATGGAATACTCAAAGGTGGTCGCCATTAAATGTCTTCCTTGAAATAATACATTCCGTAATTTAGTACGTCTAAAGCTTCTTTAGCTTCATGTGTAACTTTTTCTTTTTTTAGGGGGTCTTCGATAGGTATTGGCTTCAGTATGCGTGTTTGGTACTCTGTCTCTAAAAGATATTTTTCACCATCTAAATATAAAAGAACCCGGTTTACGCCGAGTACATAGGAAATCTCTATTGCGTAATAGTTTCTGTTTCGATCTATTGCCCAGGAACTTAAATGACATATATCGCCGTAGGGCGTCGCGTACTCAAAACTAATTCCTGGTTTAGCTCCTCTTTTGTGAACTGTCTCTAGTAAATGGTCGGGCCAATGATTGGGCCAATCATCGCACAGGTCATCTTGAACTCTTATGCAACTCTCAGGGGTTAGGTCTTCTAAAATGTAGCTCATATATTTTTCCAAATTACGTTTGATGAGTGTTTCTATAGTATTGTCTGTCTCAGAAATGTATGGGCAGACAGGTGTTTCAATAATGTGGGTTGCCGCATTTTGCAACTTATCTAGGCCAGTTGATTTTTCTCTTTGGGTAAAAGGGCTCTAGCTGCATTTCTTCTCGTTGGTGTTAAGGAAACTTGTCTGCTGGTCGGTGATGTGGCTATACATGATCGGCTACTATTCTCTTCTCCATAAAAATGTAACGTAGGCTCAGGTAAGGTGGAAAAACGAAGCCTGCTGACTTATGCATGTTATAACACGATGTAGCGACAGATTTATTCGGTTACAGAGAGCCGTCGTAAGTATTAAGGCGTTAACAGCTCTTGCTTGCGGCGGAATTTTTGCACTCTGAATCAGGGGGCATTGCCCAGGATGGTGACGGGAAAAAGGCCCAGCGGCGGCGGAGATAGGTTGTCTTCATGATTAGTGTGATATTCCCTTAAGGCAGGCGAGAAATAAGGGCGTATTTTACATCTTTCAGGCAGTCCGGCCACTGAAAATTAGGAACAGTGGCGTAACTTTTTATGTGCCCGGCGAAGTGTGAGAGATATGCCCACATAGGCCTGTATCTGTAAGTGTTTTCTTGACCAGAGTGTCCATGTTGATCCTACCCACCAATGATAGAAACCCTGTTAAGCGAGTAAACCTCTCAACAGAGGTGAACTAGGACCAGTCAGGAAACTCCGAACCTTAAAATCCCCCAACAAGATACTGCGACAAGCACAACGCGGAAGCCCTGACATCGGCTCATCGACCTGGCGTGAGCCGTGCCCATCGTGACGAACCTTAGAGCCTGAAAAGATTCTCCAGAAAAGCGGCTACCGGTTGCCTGGCCATAGGCAGGTTAAGCAGGGTGTGGGGCGCATCGGGTATTAATACGACGCTGGCGTTAGCGCGCCCTTTGAAAGCCTCTATACAATTTCCCTTGGCGGACGCATTTCCGAGCCATTCATTGGCGGAAGAGAAGTAAGGGTCGCTGGCGCTGATGACGTTAATGATGGGACGCCCGTCGAGCACAGCGGTATCGGGAGAAGCCACAAAGTAGTTATTCTCGCAACTCCACGAAAAGATAATTCGTCCTGCGAATGCCTCGCCGCTATAACGGGCTACCGCAACCGATCCTTCACTGGCGCCCGCCAGTGCCAGGCGTTGATTGTCCGCCCAGGGAATCGTCTTCAACGCCTGAATGGCCAGATTGATTTCAGAGCTGCGCAGGGCATGGATTTTCTCGTAGATATCCTTACTGACCGGCGACTTATAGGTCAGTCTATCTGGCAGGGCGAAAGAGTCGGGGGCGAGACTGGCGATTCCCAGGCCAGCCAGCCACTGTTGCCATTGACCAATAGCTTGCAAACCCAGACCTGAGGAACCATGCAGGAGTACCACCACGGGAACCTTTTTCTCCAAAAGCTTTGGCGCATTTTTTAATAAACCCAGATAGATATCGCCGCCAGTGACGCTGCCAGGCAGCGCTATCTGAGCGTTGCTTATCGCCTTACGGGATGAAACGGCGTCGTGAGCGCTTGCATGCCCCTTTACTTCTCCTTGTGGTGTTTTGGCTTCCGCCTGCAGGGAAAGGACGGCGTAGGTATATAGCATGGCAAAAAGAAAGTGGGATAGTTTCATGGCGCGGCTCCGATACAAGCTCCAATAGTGACGTCACCACTTTAAAAATCAGCTTGAGTGATGTCTAATGCATTAATTGAGCTGATTAATAATTAAGAGTTATGAATCTATCTCAGCGTCATCTCCAGATGTTCGTTACCACTGCCGCTTATTGTAATGTCTCTCGGGCAAGTGAAATCCTGCACATCAGCCAGCCGGCGTTGACACGGGCTCTGAAGGAGCTTGAAAGCCAGCTCGGCGTCACCCTGTTTCAGCGCACAACCCGCAGAATTAATCTGACCATGGAAGGCGAAAGGTTTCTGCCGGTCGCCCAGCGGCTTCTCAACGATATGACTGCTGCGATAGATATGGTGCGAGGGGAAGCGACAGGACAGCAGGGTTCGGTTAGTCTGGCGGTGGGTGAGGCATTTGGCTGCACAGTGCTTCCAGCCGTGCTTAAGGTGTTCGCCCAAAGCTTTCCAAGGGTGCGTGTCAGGATCATCAATGACAACAGTCAGGGGATTACCCGACGGGTTGATAATAGTGAAGTGGACTTCGGTATTGGCACCCCTGTTGGAAACACTGGAGCGCTGTTGTGCACCCCGTTGTTAAGCGCTCCTCTGGGGTTGCTTGCCGATCCCTCCGAGTACAAGCTTGGGGCTGACGTGGATGCCTGTGATCTAGCCAGCCTGCCTTTGCTTAAGGAAAGTAACGATACCAGTATTCATCATTTGCTTAGCGTCAACGGCTCGGATGTGGTGGCATGGATGAGTATCGGAATTGAGGTTTCGAGCCTGGCTCAACAACTGGCATTGGCCCGGTCTGGAGTCGGTGTTGCTGTGCTGTCTGCTTTAGGGGCGTCGCACTATGACGCTGTATCCATGAAGTTCTCCCAACTTAAGCCAGAGATAAACAGGAAAGTCTTCCTCATGCAACGCAGGGACAAAGTGTTATCACCTTCATCCCGAGCATTATTGGCGACGATCTTTGAGCATATGCATTCAGTACCTTTGCATTCCATGGTTCGGCTGGCTAAGGGCGAAACATCTTCTTCGTAGAGCAAGCCCAAATGGAGTTTTATAGGGTGGCATAAGCCCAGAAGTTTGGCTGCTGTTCATCCAATAGCTTTCAAAGAGGGCGCTTCTAAGCATGGCTCGCTAGTAGTGGCGCTCACATTGTAAAGCGTATCAGAACTCTGAAATAACAAGAGCAGTTTTGGTTTCTTTTTTGTAGAAAAAATGAAAGTTTGGCATGTATCTATGGGAGTAGTTTATGCCCTCTGAAAATCCTATGTATATGTATTCATTTTCGCTTTTGTCAAAAAACCGAACATATTTATTGAGGCTGTCTTCGTTGCCAGGAATGTCAAAAAGACTGTGAGAGAAACTGTCCTGTATTTCGCAGAAGCAGTTTGAAAAGCTGGTTATGTTACCTCCGGCATGGAAAAGTGGAAGCTTCGAGCTTATATCGCCTAAAGATGTTATGTATCCATCTCTTTTGAATGACTCTTTAGTTTCTTGGAACATCTCTCTCGCTACCTCCGAGAAATGCTCGAAGGAATGGAGGTCACTTTCAGTGCAATCTACAGACCACTTGCCATTTCTATTTGTGTATGTCAACCAAAGCTCCCCACAATTGCCGCCTATGTTGTTTATACCTAAAAGACCTTCTTCATTTCCTAGTGGAATCGCAAGCAACACATCGCTCTCTATATTTCCCCCAAGTTTATAAATGCCAAGAGGTAGGAGGAGACGCTTTTCTAGCTCGGAAGAAAATACTTTTTCAGGATC contains:
- a CDS encoding LysR family transcriptional regulator: MFVTTAAYCNVSRASEILHISQPALTRALKELESQLGVTLFQRTTRRINLTMEGERFLPVAQRLLNDMTAAIDMVRGEATGQQGSVSLAVGEAFGCTVLPAVLKVFAQSFPRVRVRIINDNSQGITRRVDNSEVDFGIGTPVGNTGALLCTPLLSAPLGLLADPSEYKLGADVDACDLASLPLLKESNDTSIHHLLSVNGSDVVAWMSIGIEVSSLAQQLALARSGVGVAVLSALGASHYDAVSMKFSQLKPEINRKVFLMQRRDKVLSPSSRALLATIFEHMHSVPLHSMVRLAKGETSSS